TGCGGCTGGGCAGGGCTTGTCCCCGGGGGCCGGGGAAAGTGCGAAGCCCACTCCACCGGTTCTCATACACGCTATTTGTCTCGACAACAGGTAGCAGCTGCGGACACCATGGACCCCAGCTCGCCGCCGCTTCGAGCCCCGCGCTATTTCCGGGCCTTCATGAGCAGCCTCCTCAGGTCTCCCACACCCGTCGTTTGAACGGACTCCTGCGTTTGGGGCTCCCTGGAGATATGTATGCGAGGTCGGAACCCTTTGCACCGGGGCCTACGGCCCGCAGAGACACTTTGGCAACAGCCACAGCCCTGCATGGCTATGGTGGCATGAACCTGACCGTGAACCTCGCCGCACCCCATGGCCCTGGAGCCTTTTTCCGCTATATGCGTCAGCCGATCAAGCAGGAGCTCATCTGCAAGTGGCTAGGCGAAGACAGCCCAGCATCCCCGCGCCCCTGCTCCAAAACTTTCAGCACCATGCACGAGCTGGTCACGCACGTCACCGTGGAGCACGTCGGTGGCCCAGAGCAGGCTAACCACATTTGCTTCTGGGAGGAGTGTCCGCGACAGGGCAAGCCCTTCAAAGCCAAATACAAACTTGTAAATCACATCCGCGTGCACACGGGCGAGAAGCCCTTCCCTTGTCCTTTCCCAGGGTGTGGGAAAGTCTTTGCTAGATCAGAAAATCTCAAAATACACAAACGAACACATACAGGTCAGTACCCAGTGCTGTCTGTCTAGTGTGACCTTATGGGACACAGGCCCTTGGGTCTGAATTTCCTCAAGTTCCAGtcgaggggaggagggaggcaatttttggttttgtttccttgagcCAGATTTATAAAGCGGTACTTAACAGCTTCTGCCTGTAGACTCACCGTTTTCCGGAGGCTGTGTGGAAAGAGTGGTCCCAGAGTTCTGGGATCCCTGTTGGTAAACGGGCGCTCCTAGCTTagagatttgatttgatttaggATCTGGAGCTTGGGCCCTGGGTACTGAGCTATAGCCCTAGTCCCTAGAATTTGTTgttaagactttttctttttttgttttttgattatttaaaCAGCATGGCATCCCCACCCCAATCTTAAGTGAAATGGTAACTATTGTCTCACATTTGCAAGTCACTTTGGGAAACTCTTTCCCGTTTTAGCTTTGCCATCACCTGGACTGAGGGGGTCATCAGATCCTTAATACCTCATGAGGATTTATGAGCCTTGGGGGCCTACTTTGGACATGCTTTTTGCATTGTTGGCTCCGCggaagggactttttttttttttttggtaacccTCATTCTTATTTTAGTAGAGACCCAACGGGACCCACTGCCTTAAATGTCATTTACCGAGCTGTTAAGTGAAATAGGGACATGTGTCAACCACATCTGTTAGCTCTagttaacagaaagaaaaggagctcGGTGGAGGAGGCTGGGAGTTGAACTCTTCTGGCCAGAAGCATCTAATTAATACAATTGCAAGAAGGAAGTTTTCACACTTTCAGAACAGCCTGTGAAGTTACATTAATTAGTTTAGCAGCCACCCTTTGACTCTCCTtactcctcctcccccctcccttgaAGTTTAAGAAGTCAGcgtcttctcccctcccccatcttggaggcgggaaaagggaagaaggacgCAGAGACCGGAAGAATTCCAGCTTGGTACTCCGGTTCTCCAGGCAGTAGCTTTGCTTTCTACAACTCTTTTTTAGAACAACAGTCTTTAAAAGAGTCAAAGTCCCCAATGGTTTCAGTGTGAGGGAGGAAGCTTGCTGAGTCTCATTACATTCTGGCTTCTCCGAGAGGTGTAGGGGTAGAACATTGCCATAGGCTGAGGCAAGACCAAAGTCCACTTTGGATCCCGTTCTTTACCCCCCTGGCATGTCTGCAAACATCTTGTACGGTTTTCCAGAGCTCGCTCTGCTATCTCTCACATTcatctgctcctctctctccc
This window of the Microtus ochrogaster isolate Prairie Vole_2 unplaced genomic scaffold, MicOch1.0 UNK441, whole genome shotgun sequence genome carries:
- the LOC101995741 gene encoding zinc finger protein ZIC 4 isoform X2, translated to MRLGRACPRGPGKVRSPLHRFSYTLFVSTTGSSCGHHGPQLAAASSPALFPGLHEQPPQVSHTRRLNGLLRLGLPGDMYARSEPFAPGPTARRDTLATATALHGYGGMNLTVNLAAPHGPGAFFRYMRQPIKQELICKWLGEDSPASPRPCSKTFSTMHELVTHVTVEHVGGPEQANHICFWEECPRQGKPFKAKYKLVNHIRVHTGEKPFPCPFPGCGKVFARSENLKIHKRTHTGEKPFRCEFEGCERRFANSSDRKKHSHVHTSDKPYMCKVRGCDKCYTHPSSLRKHMKVHGRSPPPSSGYDSAVPSALTSPSLESGREPPIACTAAVAVRGTDMSE
- the LOC101995741 gene encoding zinc finger protein ZIC 4 isoform X1, which translates into the protein MRLGRACPRGPGKVRSPLHRFSYTLFVSTTGSSCGHHGPQLAAASSPALFPGLHEQPPQVSHTRRLNGLLRLGLPGDMYARSEPFAPGPTARRDTLATATALHGYGGMNLTVNLAAPHGPGAFFRYMRQPIKQELICKWLGEDSPASPRPCSKTFSTMHELVTHVTVEHVGGPEQANHICFWEECPRQGKPFKAKYKLVNHIRVHTGEKPFPCPFPGCGKVFARSENLKIHKRTHTGEKPFRCEFEGCERRFANSSDRKKHSHVHTSDKPYMCKVRGCDKCYTHPSSLRKHMKVHGRSPPPSSGYDSAVPSALTSPSLESGREPPIACTAAVAVRGTDMSEWYVSSCSWLCGG